A genomic window from Gossypium hirsutum isolate 1008001.06 chromosome D12, Gossypium_hirsutum_v2.1, whole genome shotgun sequence includes:
- the LOC107943314 gene encoding pentatricopeptide repeat-containing protein At3g61520, mitochondrial, with the protein MNTTLTVSKHSKLLRRYLLKHNRRFCTEPNPQPLTPPQDDEQRITQTVQHLLETPHQEWSSSQPLQSLLFSSPLPSPRSILNTTRSLPSYCQALNFFQHLRENSLSTNTQSLSHSLQALLELAGKEPDAASRLFELYQASKEWSVPLTVNAAALLIRYFGRLEMVDKSIVVFDEIDLSIKNTHIRNILIDVLLRDGRIDRALNVLDEMLQPVSQSPPNDVTGDIVFYGLTKRGRKGRNVSEEELIKLVLNLGKHSVFPRTNWLTQLVSSLCRNGKINQAWDVLHEQLKLGAPIESPTFNVLLTGLVRCGDVKRMNTVLAEMKESGVQPDVVTLGIVINQLCKLRRVDDAMEVFNKMGEETGIDGVSVEADIVILNTLINGLCKVGRQEEGLDLMEKTKSNKGLVPNTVTYNCLIDGFCKVGEVEKGKELFEKMQQDGISPNAITVNTLVDGMCRHGRINSALEFFGDMKEKGVKGNAAAAYTTLITAFCNADNFCKAVDLFDEMVRSGCSADAIVYYSLISGLCRAGRMDDAGNVYSKMKVAGFHPDIVCYNSLISGFCKKKKVDQAYEIVKEMEETGVKPDTITFNTLIAHFCKAGNFTHAHRVMKKMVKEGLAPTVATYGALIHGYCINGKLDDARKIFNNMSSTSKVPPNTVVYNILIESLCKNNDVKAALSLMDKMKAKGVKPNTTTYNAMFKGLKENNLLEDAFILMDSMIEHGCSPDYITMEILTQWLSTVGESDKLKSFVQGHKVSTLTA; encoded by the coding sequence atgaaCACTACACTTACGGTATCCAAGCACTCAAAACTCCTCCGCCGCTACCTTCTTAAACACAACCGTCGCTTCTGCACCGAACCTAACCCCCAACCACTAACGCCGCCACAAGACGATGAGCAAAGAATCACTCAAACAGTTCAACACCTCCTCGAAACCCCACACCAAGAATGGTCCTCTTCTCAACCTTTGCAATCGCTATTATTCTCTTCTCCCCTTCCATCTCCTCGTTCTATCTTGAATACCACTCGCAGCTTACCTTCCTATTGTCAAGCCCTTAATTTCTTCCAACACCTCCGTGAAAACTCCCTATCTACAAATACACAATCCCTCTCTCATTCACTCCAAGCCCTTCTTGAACTAGCCGGCAAAGAACCCGATGCGGCATCAAGGTTATTCGAACTGTATCAGGCTTCTAAAGAATGGAGTGTTCCTCTAACTGTCAATGCCGCCGCGCTTCTTATACGGTACTTTGGGAGACTCGAAATGGTGGATAAATCGattgttgtttttgatgaaatcgacctttctattaaaaatacaCATATTCGTAATATTTTGATCGATGTTTTGTTGAGAGATGGTCGTATTGACCGTGCACTCAATGTGCTCGATGAAATGCTTCAACCGGTATCTCAGTCTCCACCTAATGACGTTACTGGGGATATTGTTTTCTATGGTTTGACCAAGAGGGGCAGGAAAGGGAGGAATGTCAGCGAGGAAGAGTTGATTAAGCTGGTTTTAAACTTGGGGAAACATAGTGTTTTCCCAAGGACAAATTGGCTGACACAATTGGTTTCTAGCTTATGTAGGAATGGGAAAATCAATCAAGCTTGGGATGTTTTGCATGAACAGCTGAAACTAGGAGCACCCATTGAATCCCCAACTTTCAATGTGCTTTTGACCGGATTAGTGAGGTGTGGTGACGTTAAAAGAATGAACACTGTTTTGGCTGAGATGAAAGAGAGTGGTGTTCAACCCGATGTTGTTACTTTAGGGATTGTAATCAATCAATTATGCAAGTTAAGAAGGGTTGATGATGCAATGGAGGTGTTCAACAAAATGGGTGAAGAAACTGGGATTGATGGTGTTTCAGTTGAAGCTGACATTGTTATTCTCAATACTTTGATCAATGGGCTCTGCAAAGTAGGCAGGCAAGAAGAAGGGTTGGATTTGATGGAGAAGACGAAGTCCAATAAGGGTTTAGTCCCTAATACAGTCACTTATAATTGCTTGATTGATGGGTTTTGTAAAGTTGGAGAGGTTGAGAAAGGGAAAGAACTGTTTGAAAAGATGCAACAAGATGGTATTTCACCTAATGCGATCACTGTTAATACGTTGGTGGACGGTATGTGCCGACATGGGAGGATCAATAGTGCACTCGAGTTCTTCGGTGATATGAAGGAGAAAGGGGTAAAGGGCAATGCAGCAGCTGCTTATACTACTTTAATTACTGCTTTCTGTAATGCCGATAATTTCTGTAAGGCAGTTGATCTGTTCGATGAAATGGTGAGAAGCGGATGCTCTGCGGATGCTATTGTTTATTATAGCTTGATCTCTGGTTTGTGTAGAGCTGGAAGGATGGATGATGCTGGTAATGTTTACTCGAAGATGAAAGTAGCTGGGTTCCACCCCGACATTGTATGCTACAATTCTCTTATTAGTGGGTTCTGCAAGAAGAAGAAAGTAGATCAAGCTTATGAAATCGTCAAGGAAATGGAAGAAACAGGAGTTAAGCCCGATACCATCACATTTAACACTTTGATTGCGCATTTTTGCAAAGCTGGGAACTTTACACACGCTCAcagggtgatgaaaaaaatggTTAAGGAAGGTCTTGCCCCTACGGTTGCCACATACGGAGCTCTTATACACGGATACTGCATAAATGGAAAACTTGACGATGCCAGGAAGATCTTTAACAACATGAGTTCCACGTCAAAAGTTCCGCCAAACACCGTAGTATACAACATTCTTATAGAATCTTTGTGCAAGAATAACGATGTCAAAGCCGCGCTTTCGCTGATGGACAAAATGAAAGCAAAGGGGGTGAAGCCTAATACCACCACATACAATGCAATGTTTAAAGGGCTTAAAGAGAACAATTTGTTGGAAGATGCCTTTATATTGATGGATAGTATGATCGAGCATGGTTGCAGTCCTGACTATATAACCATGGAGATTCTCACACAATGGCTTTCTACTGTCGGTGAATCCGATAAATTAAAAAGCTTTGTACAAGGACACAAGGTTTCTACCTTGACCGCATAA
- the LOC107945955 gene encoding 1-aminocyclopropane-1-carboxylate synthase, protein MEIKRKNKTQLLSKIATNDRYGENSPYFDGWKAYDNNPFHPTQNPNGVIQMGLAENKLCFDLIKKWIMENPDASICTAGGVDKFKDVAIFQDYHGLKEFREAIAKFMGRVGGNKVTFDASRIVMSSGATGANETIMFCLVNPGDAFLVPSPYYPGFARDLRWRTGLEIVPVDCKSSNNFRITRAAMEDAYEKAQKWNLNVKGIIIANPSNPLGTTLDIETMRSLVAFVNEKNIHLVCDEIYAATVFDSPRFVSVAEVIQDMDCCNRDLIHIVYSLSKDMGIPGFRVGIVYSFNDDVMLCARKMSSFGLVSSQTQYLLASMLSDDGFVGNFLRESSKRLAKRHYVFTKGLEQVGISCLTSNAGLFFWMDMRLLLKEQSFEGEIELWRVILNELKLNVSPGSSFQCSEPGWFRVCFANMDDETVEVALNRIRAFVLNRENQESNRSKRCWRKKHLRLSFSSTRLYDETIMSPCMISPHSPLVRAKT, encoded by the exons ATGGAGATTAAGAGAAAGAACAAGACACAGCTATTGTCTAAGATAGCCACTAACGACCGATATGGAGAGAATTCACCATATTTTGATGGGTGGAAAGCTTATGACAATAACCCTTTTCACCCTACTCAGAATCCCAATGGTGTGATTCAAATGGGCCTGGCGGAGAATaag CTTTgctttgatttgataaaaaagtgGATAATGGAAAACCCTGATGCTTCCATATGCACTGCTGGAGGAGTTGATAAGTTCAAAGATGTTGCAATCTTTCAAGATTACCATGGCTTGAAAGAGTTTAGAGAG GCTATAGCGAAGTTTATGGGAAGAGTAGGAGGAAACAAGGTCACATTCGATGCGAGCCGTATAGTGATGAGCAGCGGAGCCACAGGAGCAAACGAGACGATTATGTTTTGCTTAGTCAATCCAGGCGACGCTTTTCTTGTACCTTCTCCTTATTATCCAGG ATTTGCCCGAGACCTAAGATGGCGCACTGGGTTAGAAATAGTTCCAGTTGACTGCAAAAGCTCAAACAATTTTCGTATAACGAGAGCTGCCATGGAAGATGCATATGAAAAAGCTCAAAAATGGAACCTCAATGTCAAAGGCATCATCATTGCGAACCCTTCGAACCCTTTAGGCACCACATTGGACATTGAAACGATGAGAAGCTTAGTCGCTTTTGTCAACGAAAAGAACATTCACCTCGTTTGCGACGAAATCTATGCTGCCACTGTCTTTGACTCCCCTCGATTCGTTAGCGTTGCCGAGGTTATACAAGATATGGATTGTTGCAACCGCGATCTCATTCACATTGTTTATAGCTTGTCCAAGGACATGGGGATCCCAGGTTTTCGGGTCGGGATAGTGTACTCATTCAACGACGATGTTATGCTTTGCGCTCGTAAGATGTCAAGTTTCGGATTGGTGTCGTCGCAAACACAATATTTGCTTGCTTCAATGTTGTCCGACGATGGGTTCGTGGGGAACTTTTTAAGGGAAAGTTCTAAGAGGTTGGCCAAGAGGCACTATGTTTTCACCAAGGGGTTGGAACAAGTTGGGATTTCTTGCTTAACAAGTAATGCCGGTTTGTTTTTTTGGATGGACATGAGACTGCTCCTTAAAGAGCAATCTTTCGAGGGAGAAATTGAGTTGTGGCGTGTGATTCTTAATGAATTGAAACTCAATGTTTCTCCGGGCTCATCTTTTCAATGTTCTGAGCCGGGTTGGTTTCGAGTTTGCTTCGCGAACATGGATGACGAGACTGTCGAAGTAGCCCTCAACAGGATTCGAGCATTTGTGCTCAATCGAGAGAACCAAGAATCGAATAGGTCGAAACGTTGTTGGCGGAAGAAACACCTTCGCCTCAGTTTCTCTTCCACTAGATTGTATGACGAGACCATAATGTCTCCATGCATGATTTCCCCTCACTCACCACTTGTTCGGGCGAAGACTTAA